In a genomic window of Candidatus Manganitrophaceae bacterium:
- a CDS encoding tetratricopeptide repeat protein, with amino-acid sequence MMRAICLSIILLFFITASGVCGQETPTERREGRSDPRLKGRMEDGARLMKSKRWEEAVRLFEELARQYPDEGEIPFRLGVSYMGLGQVQKSEEALKQALRLNPRHTAALLQLAGLYEEMQRLREALDIYEGIIQSDPTGEAVQVSLLKKNLIQGILLARSGDFDGALRLFKAASDVDPTDPSAHYNIGRVYLRKNDQAKAEEAFRKVVELNPQHQDAYLQLGSIYEQQQRIEDALHAFVAAVQINPNTLGARSIQDKIPLFRGIILAKQGKIQEALLSFQQALSVTEKPAPIYYNIGRIYLGMGDLPNAEAALVRTLQVDPRHQGALLNLGIIYERQGKLDEALKAYDGAQAIQSDNQDGINAAVSAQTVRGKIAVQAEKLDEARDAFKKAAELQPNNPANYFNLALLYLRRNELSEAEKAFDQVIALNPSEGDAYLPLADILEKSGREQEAIETYERLIALGQGSLTTRAQVRLHVLKGVLFGKQNRFAEARSEFAEAVRLDPENKVGYFNLGMAYLKMKDPYAAVDVFKKAMELDPKDKSIRLRLAGLYDELGRPYEALDLYQGILEEGGDEGALLDEVRERVNLLFGTISVAYQVTFDSNITLSRKPFSDLKSEVITQYQHFFLTGTGWRSGLRLTPSITIFHHSQVSIFSGQLGAFVDWRGYQSGLSLGYNLHVGFFEGSLSDRSQELTLDTFSPAGLATTFTGSLRLRYSDSVVNNIYDGIQPSLSAGLAIDRVLEGRLTLSGAVYSNFNTHSIGDDYAYVGFSPSVLFDRPLIQGINLNLSYGYSMQRYLNPDSDFHKRRVNQGHVVSAGITVGLERGIQLYLRGVWQANQSNLGGTPPELAQVLTSDKTGSLSNYTKWLGTFGVRLLF; translated from the coding sequence ATGATGCGAGCAATCTGTTTATCCATCATTCTCCTTTTTTTCATCACCGCTTCCGGTGTGTGTGGGCAAGAGACGCCGACGGAGCGGAGGGAGGGACGTTCCGACCCGCGCTTGAAGGGGCGGATGGAAGACGGCGCCCGTCTGATGAAATCGAAGCGCTGGGAGGAGGCGGTCCGCCTCTTCGAAGAGTTGGCGAGGCAATATCCCGATGAGGGAGAGATCCCCTTTCGACTCGGCGTGAGCTACATGGGACTCGGCCAGGTTCAGAAATCGGAAGAGGCGCTTAAGCAGGCGCTTCGTTTGAATCCGCGCCATACCGCCGCCTTGCTTCAGCTGGCCGGACTCTATGAGGAGATGCAGCGGCTCCGTGAAGCGTTGGATATTTATGAGGGGATCATCCAAAGTGATCCGACGGGAGAGGCGGTCCAGGTCAGCCTCTTAAAAAAGAATCTGATCCAGGGGATTTTGCTGGCGAGGTCGGGCGATTTCGACGGCGCCCTTCGCCTCTTTAAGGCGGCGTCGGATGTCGATCCGACTGATCCGTCCGCGCATTATAATATCGGGCGGGTTTATCTCAGGAAGAACGATCAGGCAAAAGCCGAAGAGGCGTTTCGCAAAGTGGTGGAGCTCAATCCACAACATCAAGATGCCTATCTTCAGCTCGGGAGCATTTACGAGCAGCAACAACGAATCGAAGATGCGCTCCACGCCTTTGTCGCCGCGGTCCAAATCAACCCGAATACCCTCGGCGCAAGAAGCATCCAGGACAAGATCCCGCTCTTCCGAGGGATTATCCTTGCCAAGCAGGGAAAGATCCAGGAGGCGCTTCTCTCCTTTCAGCAGGCGCTCAGTGTGACCGAGAAGCCGGCGCCGATCTATTACAACATCGGGCGTATCTATCTCGGGATGGGCGATCTTCCGAATGCGGAGGCTGCCTTGGTCCGAACGCTTCAGGTCGATCCGAGGCACCAAGGGGCGCTGTTGAACCTTGGCATTATCTATGAGCGCCAGGGGAAATTGGACGAGGCCCTGAAAGCCTATGACGGCGCGCAAGCGATCCAGTCGGACAATCAAGACGGCATCAACGCGGCGGTCAGCGCTCAGACTGTCCGGGGAAAGATCGCCGTCCAAGCGGAGAAGCTCGATGAAGCGCGGGACGCCTTCAAAAAGGCCGCGGAGCTGCAGCCGAATAATCCGGCGAACTATTTCAATTTGGCGCTCCTCTATCTTCGGCGCAACGAGCTCTCCGAGGCGGAGAAGGCGTTTGATCAGGTGATCGCCCTCAATCCCTCCGAAGGGGACGCCTATCTGCCGCTGGCCGACATCCTCGAGAAGAGCGGCCGCGAGCAGGAGGCGATCGAGACCTATGAGCGGCTGATCGCGCTGGGGCAGGGGTCTCTGACGACACGGGCGCAGGTCCGCTTGCATGTTCTAAAGGGGGTCCTGTTCGGAAAACAGAACCGATTTGCCGAGGCGCGCTCGGAGTTTGCCGAGGCGGTCCGGCTCGATCCGGAAAACAAGGTCGGCTATTTCAATTTAGGGATGGCCTATTTGAAGATGAAAGATCCCTACGCGGCAGTAGACGTGTTTAAAAAAGCGATGGAGCTCGATCCCAAGGACAAGTCGATCCGGCTTCGCCTCGCCGGCCTTTATGATGAGCTCGGCCGGCCCTACGAGGCCCTTGATCTCTATCAAGGGATTTTAGAGGAGGGGGGTGACGAGGGGGCCCTTTTAGACGAGGTCCGAGAGCGGGTGAATCTCCTGTTCGGGACGATCTCGGTCGCCTATCAGGTGACGTTCGACAGCAACATCACGTTGTCCCGAAAGCCGTTCAGTGATCTCAAATCGGAGGTGATTACCCAGTACCAGCACTTCTTTTTGACGGGGACAGGGTGGCGAAGCGGCCTTCGCCTGACCCCCTCCATCACTATCTTCCATCACAGCCAGGTGTCTATTTTCAGCGGGCAGCTCGGTGCATTTGTCGATTGGAGGGGCTATCAGAGCGGCCTCTCTCTCGGTTATAATCTCCACGTCGGATTTTTCGAAGGGTCGCTGTCCGATCGGTCGCAAGAGCTCACCCTGGATACTTTTTCGCCGGCTGGCCTGGCGACCACTTTTACCGGTTCCCTTCGGCTTCGATATTCCGATTCGGTTGTGAATAATATTTATGACGGCATCCAGCCCTCGCTTTCCGCCGGCCTCGCGATCGACCGCGTATTGGAGGGGCGCCTGACCCTCTCCGGCGCGGTGTATTCCAATTTCAACACCCATTCGATCGGGGACGATTACGCCTATGTCGGGTTCTCCCCCTCCGTTTTATTCGACCGCCCGTTGATCCAAGGGATTAATCTAAACCTGTCGTATGGCTATTCAATGCAACGCTATTTAAATCCGGACTCTGATTTTCACAAGCGGCGGGTGAATCAAGGTCATGTGGTCAGCGCGGGGATCACCGTCGGGTTGGAGCGGGGAATTCAGCTCTACCTTCGGGGGGTCTGGCAGGCAAACCAATCGAACCTGGGGGGGACCCCGCCGGAGCTCGCGCAGGTGTTGACCAGCGATAAAACAGGATCATTGAGCAATTATACGAAGTGGCTCGGCACGTTTGGCGTTCGGCTTCTTTTTTAG
- a CDS encoding methyltransferase domain-containing protein, which produces MSIYASQKKYFEKAYRTGEHGWPVEGASAPVVRFVERFKKERPSGRILDIGCGEGRHTALFAKAGYRAVGLDYQPLALERARRFSGNGAANPNLRFMLGDVFHLPFRPGAFDVLLDYGCLHHVRRRDTQRYLANVLPVLKPGGYFLLSCFSTDFKHHADEKRKRNWMVHHGHYDRFFRKGDFRSIFGGAFNILQIEEERQPLYVFHHVLMQKKG; this is translated from the coding sequence GTGAGCATCTACGCCTCCCAGAAAAAATATTTTGAGAAGGCCTATCGGACCGGCGAGCATGGCTGGCCGGTCGAAGGGGCCTCTGCGCCGGTCGTCCGGTTTGTCGAGCGATTCAAAAAAGAGCGGCCCTCCGGCCGCATCCTCGACATCGGCTGCGGCGAGGGGCGGCACACCGCCCTCTTTGCAAAAGCGGGATACCGCGCCGTCGGCCTCGACTATCAGCCGCTGGCGCTGGAGCGGGCCCGCCGGTTCTCCGGGAACGGCGCCGCCAACCCGAACCTCCGATTCATGCTGGGAGATGTCTTCCATCTTCCGTTTCGACCCGGCGCCTTCGACGTCCTGCTCGATTACGGCTGCCTGCATCATGTCCGCCGGCGGGATACGCAGCGCTACCTGGCGAATGTCCTTCCGGTGTTAAAGCCGGGCGGCTATTTTCTTCTCTCCTGCTTTTCAACCGATTTTAAACATCATGCCGATGAGAAAAGAAAACGGAATTGGATGGTCCATCACGGCCACTACGATCGATTTTTTCGGAAGGGCGATTTCAGGTCGATCTTCGGCGGCGCTTTTAACATCCTTCAAATCGAAGAGGAGCGGCAGCCGCTCTATGTCTTCCATCATGTCTTGATGCAAAAGAAAGGGTAA
- the dat gene encoding D-amino-acid transaminase — protein sequence MPNIAFVNGKWSPLAAAKVSVEDRGFQFGDGIYELIRTYDRRIFHIGEHLSRMAASAKEIEITLPYTAAQLERIIRTGCRKSGYADTKIYIQVTRGAAPRLHSFPKKIKPTVVMTFREFEPLPMRLREEGVALVSTADIRWTRCNVKSLNLLPNVMGREQASRAGAFEAIFIREGKVTEGAGSNLFAVIGKKVITPPAGPYILSGITREAVLQIGKKSGLEMVEKELKLSQLYAADELFLTGTTVEVLPAVRLDGKVIGTGRPGEKTKILYRAFQEQITGK from the coding sequence ATGCCGAATATCGCTTTTGTGAATGGGAAATGGTCTCCGCTTGCCGCCGCGAAGGTTTCCGTGGAAGACCGCGGGTTTCAGTTTGGAGACGGCATCTATGAGCTGATTCGGACCTATGATCGCCGGATCTTCCATATCGGGGAGCACCTCTCCCGGATGGCCGCGAGCGCCAAAGAGATCGAAATTACCCTCCCTTATACGGCGGCGCAGCTGGAGCGGATTATCCGGACCGGCTGTCGCAAAAGCGGGTATGCCGACACCAAGATCTACATTCAGGTGACGCGGGGGGCGGCGCCCCGCCTTCATTCCTTTCCCAAAAAGATCAAACCGACCGTCGTGATGACCTTTCGTGAATTTGAGCCCCTTCCGATGCGGCTTCGGGAGGAGGGGGTGGCGCTGGTCTCGACGGCCGACATCCGATGGACCCGGTGCAACGTCAAGTCGCTTAACCTCTTGCCGAACGTGATGGGCCGAGAGCAGGCGAGCCGCGCCGGCGCGTTCGAGGCGATTTTCATCCGCGAGGGAAAGGTGACCGAAGGGGCTGGAAGCAACCTCTTTGCGGTGATTGGAAAGAAGGTAATCACACCCCCCGCGGGACCCTATATCCTCTCCGGCATCACCCGCGAGGCGGTCCTCCAGATCGGTAAGAAAAGCGGCCTGGAAATGGTCGAGAAAGAGCTGAAACTCTCGCAGTTGTATGCCGCCGACGAGCTTTTTCTCACCGGGACCACCGTCGAAGTCTTGCCGGCGGTCCGTCTCGACGGGAAGGTGATCGGCACCGGCCGACCCGGGGAAAAGACGAAGATTTTATACCGCGCGTTTCAGGAGCAGATTACGGGAAAGTGA